The following coding sequences are from one Primulina eburnea isolate SZY01 chromosome 15, ASM2296580v1, whole genome shotgun sequence window:
- the LOC140814416 gene encoding uncharacterized protein: protein MRILCKHVLMVFNCMDVTVIPKCYILRRWMKNIKSRVNTDLQESGIDGDGGAHVSQMEFVNQIMRSVYDLSPLSKPYECARKTLHTLVDTAKDEISNLVQNLSINERCDDDPSEDQIGEVCIRNPLTAKAKGITNANITRH, encoded by the coding sequence ATGAGGATTTTGTGTAAACATGTTTTGATGGTGTTTAATTGCATGGATGTTACTGTTATACCCAAGTGCTATATTTTGAGGAGATGGATGAAGAATATAAAAAGTCGAGTTAACACCGATTTGCAAGAAAGTGGCATTGATGGTGATGGTGGTGCTCATGTTTCTCAGATGGAATTTGTCAACCAAATAATGAGATCGGTATATGATCTAAGTCCATTGAGCAAACCCTATGAGTGTGCGAGAAAAACATTACATACATTGGTTGACACCGCAAAAGATGAAATCTCCAACCTTGTACAGAATTTGAGTATAAACGAGCGGTGTGATGATGATCCGAGTGAAGATCAAATAGGCGAAGTATGCATTCGTAACCCTCTTACCGCAAAAGCGAAAGGGATTacaaatgcaaatattacacgaCACTAG